A genome region from Populus alba chromosome 5, ASM523922v2, whole genome shotgun sequence includes the following:
- the LOC118036699 gene encoding uncharacterized protein, translating into MEIEVSSSIRTSTVDFEERNKDQVRVRRKTLKVVLEQCQRALELLNNADGVDDDEDTSGEESKEVESSPSRDSSSTPLGDQEADELCDLLKSRVECPDFLEKLECAQLSVSQNITEEGSSWDMISENDLWEAEIDESDQEDYVLVREEDIVEGIACFMAAYLLSLKQTKDLAPTQLQEALSKTFSVKKKKGKLRKAWDGSKVIYNVASWGATAIGLYQNPVLFGAASKAFWTSCHVISKLL; encoded by the exons ATGGAAATCGAGGTTTCGAGTTCGATACGGACGTCAACTGTGGATTTCGAAGAGAGAAACAAGGATCAGGTGCGCGTGAGGAGAAAAACCTTGAAGGTAGTGCTGGAGCAGTGCCAGAGAGCTCTTGAATTGCTAAATAACGCTGACGGGGTTGACGATGACGAGGATACCAGCGGAGAGGAATCCAAGGAAGTGGAGTCGTCGCCGAGCCGAGACAGCTCATCAACTCCCCTTGGCGATCAAGAAGCCGATGAG TTATGCGACCTCCTCAAATCGAGAGTTGAATGCCCTGACTTCCTTGAGAAGCTTGAGTGTGCACAACTCTCTGTTTCACAAAACATTACTG AAGAAGGTAGTTCTTGGGACATGATCAGTGAGAATGATCTCTGGGAAGCTGAAATTGATGAATCAGATCAGGAAGATTATGTCCTTGTCCGGGAAGAAGATATAGTAGAGGGTATCGCGTGCTTCATGGCTGCCTATTTGTTGTCTCTTAAGCAGACAAAG GATTTGGCCCCTACGCAACTCCAGGAAG CCCTTAGCAAGACATTCtcagtaaaaaagaaaaaaggaaagctTCGGAAGGCCTGGGATGGAAGCAAAGTCATTTATAATGTAGCATCTTGGGGAGCAACTGCCATTGG GTTATATCAAAACCCTGTACTCTTCGGGGCTGCCTCAAAAGCCTTCTGGACTTCCTGTCATGTTATATCCAAGCTTCTCTGA